GCGGATCACCTGCGCCAGATGCTTGCGGCTGTCCACTTGCACCGTCACATGCAGCGCGACGGTGGATGCGGCGTCGTCGTGCATCGACACATGGACGATATTGGCGTCGGTGGCGGTGATTTCCGCCGCCAGGCGCCCCAGCACCCCGCGTTCGTTGCGCGTGACGATGTCCAGCCGGGTCGACAGGTGCTTGGCGGTCTGCGTGTCCCAGGCGACATTGATCCAGCGTTCGGGTTCGCGGGTGCGTTGCCGCAGCGCCACCGGGCAATCCGCCGTATGCACGACCAGACCGTGGCCCAGCCGCATGCCGGCAATGATCGGGTCGCCGGGTAGCGGCCCGCAGCAGGGGGCTAGCTGCACGGCCTGGCCTTCATTGCCCTGGATCAGGATGGGCGCGCTGCGCGCCGCGGTAATTTCGTCGACGTCGGCCGCGGTGGTGGCGATGAGCTCATGCTCCGGCGCGAAGCGCCGCGCGACCACTGCCGCCAGGCGCTTGCCCAGCCCGATGTCGGCCAGGATCTCGTCGCGCGAGCTGGCGCCCGAACTGCGCGCCAGTTTCTCCCATGCCGGATCGTCGGCCGGCGGCAGCGAAAGATGCAGTTCCTGCAGGGCCTGGGTGAGCAGCCGTTCTCCGAAAGCGACGGATTCCGCGTATTTGACCGTGCGCAGGTAATGGCGGATCTCGGAGCGGGCTCGCCCCGTCCGCACATAGTTGAGCCACTGCGCGTTGGGCCGTGAAGCCGGCGAGGTGATGATTTCCACCGTATCGCCGCTGGACAGCTCGGTGCGCAGCGGGATGAACTCGTTGTTGACCTTGGCCGCCACCGCATGATTGCCGATGTCCGTATGGATGGCGTAGGCGAAATCGACCGGAGTGGCGCCGCGCGGCAGCGAGATGATTTTGCCGTGCGGGGTGAACACGTAGACCGCATCGGGGAACAGGTCCACCTTGACGTGTTCCAGGAATTCGCTGGAGTCGCCGGTCTGGCTCTGAATGTCCAGCAGCGATTGCAGCCACTGGTGCGTGCGCTTCTGCAGGTCGTTCAGCGACACGTCGGCGCTCTTGTACAGCCAGTGCGACGCCACGCCTTCTTCCGCCACATGGTGCATGTCCCGCGTGCGGAACTGGAACTCCACGGGTGTGCCGTAGGGCCCTACCAGCGTCGTATGCAGCGACTGGTAGCCGTTCACCTTCGGAATGGCGATGTAGTCCTTGAACTTGCCCGGCACGGGCCGGTAGAGCTGATGCAGCGTGCCCAGGGCAAGATAGCATTCCGGCAAAGTATGGACGATGACCCGGAATCCGTAGATGTCGAGCACTTCCGAGAAGGATTTCTTCTGGTCGACCATCTTGCGGTAAATGCCGTACAGCGTTTTCTCCCGGCCGCTCACTTCCGCTTCGATACCGGCGGCCGGCAGCGCGGCACGCACCGCGTCTTCGATCTTTGTAATGACTTCCCGCCGGTTGCCGCGCGCCGCAAGCACCGCCTTGTACAGCACCTGGTAGCGGTTCGGATACATGGCCGCGAAGCAGAGATCCTGCAGTTCGCGGAACAGGACGTTCAAACCGAGACGGTGCGCGATGGGCGCGTAGATTTCCAGGGTCTCGCGGGCGACGCGCCGCCGCTTTTCCGGCGTGACGGCGTCCAGCGTGCGCATGTTGTGGACGCGGTCGGCCAGCTTGATCAGGATGACGCGCACGTCGCGCGCCATTGCCAGCAGCATCTTTCGGAAGCTTTCGGCCTGCTGCTCCGCCTTGGTGGCGAAGTCCAGACGGTCCAGCTTGGACAGGCCGTCCACCAGCTCCGCGACTTCGGGACTGAAGCGTTCGGCCAGTTCGTGCTTGGTGACGCCCTGGTCCTCCATCACGTCGTGGAGCAGGGCGGCCGACAGGGCGTTGGCGTCGAGCTTCCAGCCGGCGCAGATTTCCGTGACGGCGATCGGGTGGGAGATATAGGGTGCGC
The sequence above is a segment of the Bordetella genomosp. 9 genome. Coding sequences within it:
- a CDS encoding RelA/SpoT family protein; translation: MAFPALKYASSGLLAALRAGSRLGRRPAKKRSKTAPSPIAAAVQQAAEAPASTPIASLAPLTEIISKYLDPKDVERVREAYRFADQAHLGQFRASGAPYISHPIAVTEICAGWKLDANALSAALLHDVMEDQGVTKHELAERFSPEVAELVDGLSKLDRLDFATKAEQQAESFRKMLLAMARDVRVILIKLADRVHNMRTLDAVTPEKRRRVARETLEIYAPIAHRLGLNVLFRELQDLCFAAMYPNRYQVLYKAVLAARGNRREVITKIEDAVRAALPAAGIEAEVSGREKTLYGIYRKMVDQKKSFSEVLDIYGFRVIVHTLPECYLALGTLHQLYRPVPGKFKDYIAIPKVNGYQSLHTTLVGPYGTPVEFQFRTRDMHHVAEEGVASHWLYKSADVSLNDLQKRTHQWLQSLLDIQSQTGDSSEFLEHVKVDLFPDAVYVFTPHGKIISLPRGATPVDFAYAIHTDIGNHAVAAKVNNEFIPLRTELSSGDTVEIITSPASRPNAQWLNYVRTGRARSEIRHYLRTVKYAESVAFGERLLTQALQELHLSLPPADDPAWEKLARSSGASSRDEILADIGLGKRLAAVVARRFAPEHELIATTAADVDEITAARSAPILIQGNEGQAVQLAPCCGPLPGDPIIAGMRLGHGLVVHTADCPVALRQRTREPERWINVAWDTQTAKHLSTRLDIVTRNERGVLGRLAAEITATDANIVHVSMHDDAASTVALHVTVQVDSRKHLAQVIRAIRHVPQVQKIVRVKG